In one window of Nocardia brasiliensis DNA:
- a CDS encoding M20 family metallopeptidase has translation MDIAALDAAIDEPELIEFTRDLVRTHSVNEPGRGERAVADFLLAKIGEWGWQPELFDADGRPNIAVTLSGGGGPGPTLAFEGHMDVVAEGDRRQWSVDPYGGEIRDGKLYGRGSADMKSGVAAMLYGTRALQRCGPFPGRIRLLLLADEEGMMSGAKAAVAQGFVRDVDGVVCCEPEGDEVCPVSKGAIRLRVDFTGVMSHGAMPWQGRNTLPAMARALLGLEALADRLVQEVGSRPPLGAPSITPTVVRAGTTDQLNTIPAVSSMFLDVRTVPGVDHETLLKNIGECVDTAARGCGIGAAVTVIDDRPWVETDPDSPLVTALVRAHEIVNGVRPELGAVPGTTDGTILTCRSGVASAVYGPGGKWIAHMADEYVEVRDLKRYALTYAVAAQEFLRGGPVS, from the coding sequence GTGGACATCGCCGCACTGGATGCCGCAATCGACGAGCCGGAACTCATCGAGTTCACCCGAGATCTGGTCCGCACTCATTCGGTGAACGAGCCGGGCCGGGGCGAGCGCGCGGTCGCGGACTTCCTGCTCGCCAAGATCGGTGAATGGGGTTGGCAACCGGAGCTGTTCGACGCGGACGGACGCCCCAACATCGCGGTGACACTGTCCGGGGGCGGCGGTCCCGGACCGACCCTCGCCTTCGAGGGGCACATGGACGTGGTCGCCGAGGGGGACCGCCGCCAATGGAGCGTCGATCCCTACGGCGGGGAGATCCGCGACGGCAAGCTCTACGGCCGCGGTTCCGCCGACATGAAATCCGGTGTCGCGGCAATGCTGTACGGCACCAGGGCCTTGCAGCGGTGCGGGCCGTTTCCCGGCCGGATCCGCCTGCTGCTGCTCGCCGACGAGGAGGGGATGATGTCGGGGGCGAAAGCGGCTGTGGCCCAAGGCTTCGTCCGCGATGTGGACGGGGTCGTGTGCTGTGAGCCGGAGGGCGACGAGGTGTGCCCGGTTTCGAAGGGCGCGATTCGGCTGCGGGTCGACTTCACCGGCGTGATGAGCCACGGCGCGATGCCGTGGCAGGGCCGGAACACGTTGCCCGCCATGGCCCGTGCGCTGCTCGGCCTGGAGGCGCTGGCGGACAGGCTGGTACAGGAGGTCGGTTCCCGGCCGCCGCTCGGCGCGCCATCGATCACCCCGACGGTGGTGCGCGCGGGAACCACCGATCAGCTCAACACGATTCCCGCCGTCAGCTCGATGTTCCTCGATGTGCGCACGGTGCCGGGCGTGGATCACGAGACGCTGCTGAAGAACATCGGCGAGTGCGTCGACACCGCGGCGCGCGGGTGCGGGATCGGCGCGGCGGTCACGGTGATCGACGATCGCCCGTGGGTCGAGACCGATCCGGACTCACCGTTGGTCACTGCGCTGGTCCGCGCGCACGAAATAGTCAACGGGGTCCGGCCGGAACTGGGGGCCGTCCCCGGTACCACCGACGGTACTATCCTCACCTGCCGGTCCGGCGTCGCGAGCGCCGTGTACGGACCGGGCGGCAAGTGGATCGCGCACATGGCCGACGAATACGTCGAGGTGCGCGACCTCAAGCGCTATGCGTTGACGTATGCGGTTGCGGCACAGGAATTCCTGCGCGGCGGCCCGGTCTCGTGA